The Alkalihalobacillus sp. LMS6 genomic interval TATTGAAGGCGGAAAAGAGATGGACGAAGATGCGTTGAAAAAAGCAGGTATTAATCAAAGCATTACACACGTTGACTTTATGATGGGTTCAGCAGAAATGAACATTGACGGTATTCATGCAGATGGTTCAAAAGAACCGATCTTCAGAAACGGTGAATGGGCATTTTAACGAATGTTAAAAGGAGTAAAGGCCGCTAGTGCGTGGCTTTACTCCTTTTTTATTGCGGACGTATTCCTTTTAAAATTAAATCACTAATTGCAGCAGCCCATTGATCTTTCGTCTCTTCTTTCCTCGCTTTGTTTAATGAGATCGATTGAAAAATCAATGTTTCAATTAAATGAGCAGGCAAATCTTTTCGTATTTCACCTAGTTGTATGCCGTTTTCCACTAGCGTATGAATATAGTGAAAGACTTCTTTATGGTGTTTCCAAAGTTGCTTTAACACTAGTTGAACTTGCTCATTTCCTCTCTTCTCTACGTGCGGGGTTAAATCGATTGCAAGTAAAATGCGATCATGCTTCATAAATAAGTAAATGAGTTGCTCTAATTGCGTACATACTGGCGCATTTAAAGGGATTTCTTTTTGATCTGTAAGGAACGCCTCCATAATATGGGACATATACGCGACGAGCAAATCTTCTTTGTTCGGGTAATACTCGTAAATTGTACTTCTTCCTACTTCTAACATCGATGCTAATGGCTTAAAATGAAAGCCTTCGTAACCCGATTCAAGTAATAAAGTATCGGTTGCCGCAAAGATATCTTCTTTATTAAGCTTCCTTCTCGCCATCTAAACGTTTTCCTCTCCTTTAATACACTGTGCGAAAATGTTGCTCGTTCGCTTCAGTGTCCATCTCTGTAGAAGAAAGCTCTTCTACAGTAGAAAAACGATTGCCTTGTTTAATTGTTTCTATAAACGAGTATAATTCGGTTTCCTTCCCTTGAACCTCAATGGCGACATTGCCATTGTCTTCGTTTCGAACATTCCCTGTCACCTTATAATGAGACGCTTCCGTTTCAACAAATGATCGAAAGCCCACTCCTTGAACATGACCTTTTACCATTACACTAAATCGTTTCATCTCCATCACCTCAACAGTTCTTTTTCCCTCCTTAACAAAAAAGAAAACACAAAAAAATAAAATTGAAACGCTTTCAATTATGAATTTTTTGTGATAATATAATAAAAAGACATAAAACAGACACAATACAAATTGTACGACCATACACTTTATAAAAAGGAGTGTTATCTATGGATATGTTTTTTGCTTATATGTTTGTTGCGAGCGCCACTCCATTGTTTCTATGGCTCGAACACAGAAAAATAGCCATTACTAGTATTCCGTTTATTCTTATTATGTGGACACTTGCGGTAGGCTTTTTATTTGATGGCTTCTTATTCCACATTACTGAATCCACTTTTGTTGTCGCTGTATTAATAAATGTTGTGATTGCACATGCGGCTGCATTTATTTTATATGCTTCCCCACATGTGGCAAATAAAACAAAACGTATAACCGAAACATCTGAATAAAAAAAAGCGTATCTCGTTAGCCGAGATACGCTTTTTTGTTTTTTATAGGTGACCTGTCATTAAAACAAAGTAAGAACCTACAACAATAATGACCGCGATCGCAATGGCAAAAACCGTATGTCCAATTTGCCATTTCCCATCTTTTCCTTCACCTATATGCATGAACATAAATAGCTGTACACCCATTTGAATAAAAGCGAAAGCGAAGATGATAATCACTCGAATACTCCAAGCGAGATTTGTTTGTGACATTACCCAAACCGCAAGAAGTGTTAACACAATTGATAAAGCAAATCCAACAACGTGCTTCCATGGAAATCCGTGGTCGTGGTCGTGCGATGACGCTTCATTTTGATTAGCCATTTACATCCACTCCATTCCGAGCAAGTATACGCCTGTAAAAATGATTACCCAGATAACATCAAGGAAGTGCCAGTACAAGCTTGCGATAAAGAACTTCGACGTCGTTCGCTTCGTTAAACCACGCTGTTTAATTTGAATCATTAAAAGAATCATCCAACCAATACCAATTGCAACGTGAAGACCATGCGTTCCTAATAAGACAAAGAATGCTGACCAATGTGCACTTGCTGATAAAGTTGCTCCTTCATGAGCGTAATGGACGAACTCATAAATCTCAAATCCTAGGAACCCAAGTCCAAGCAATAGCGTTAATCCAACCCAGATGAGCATTCGATTGACACGTCCTGCACGCATTTCATGAATCGCTATGCCAGCTGTAAATGAACTTGTTAAAAGTAAGAACGTCATCGCTAGGACGAGATTAAGATCAAACAACTCACCTGACGTAATCGCTGATGCATTTCGGTCAACTAATACAAAGTAAGAAGCGAAAAGCGTTGAAAACAAGGCGAATTCAGCGCCGATGAAAATCCAAAACCCAAGGATATTATTTTTACCTTCAGCTGATTGATACTCTAGCGGCTGATTCGGATCAATTGATTCATTTGCTGCCATCGGTTACGCCTCCTTCGCTTTTTTTTCAGTTTCTTCAATTTCTTCAACACTTACATAATAACCATCGTTGTAATCAAACGAACGGAAAATCATACAAACAAAGATCGCAACACCACTCAAGATCGCTGGAATCCACCAGCTAAATACGAGGGCAAACGATGCCGTAAACATGAAGAACGCCATCACAGGTCCTAGCCACGTATTGTTTGGCATATGAATTTTCTCGTAATCTGTAGAAGCATTTAAATCAATGCCTTTCTCTTTCATGTCCCAGAACGCATCTCTTTCGGATACTTCCGGCTGATGCGCGAAATTATAATGAGGAGGAATCGCTGATGATGTTGCCCACTCGAGCGTACGACCATCCCACGGATCTCCTGTTGTATCGCGCTTCTCGTAGCGCCAGCTGTAGTAAATATTATAGACAAACAATGCGAAGGCAGCTGCCATCATAAATGCACCAATTGTCGAGATAAAGTTTAACGTAAACCAGCCATCGCCTTCTAAATACGTGTAAATACGACGCGGCATCCCGTCTAATCCTAAGAAGTATTGTGGGAAGAAACATACGTTAAATCCGATCATGAAGATCCAGAATACCCATTTCCCAATACGTTCGTTCATACGGTGACCAAACATTTTTGGATACCAGTAGATTAAACCAGCAAAACATGAAAACACAGTCGCAGCAATTAATACGTAGTGGAAGTGAGACACTAAGAAATACGTATTATGATACTGATAATCGGCCGCAGCCATTGCTAACATTACACCTGTTACACCACCGACAACAAAGTTCGGAATAAATCCTAATGACCAAAGCATTGGTGATGTAAAGCGAATCTTCCCTTTGTGTAGCGTAAACAACCAGTTAAAGATTTTCACCCCAGTTGGTACAGAAATCGCCATCGTTGTAATGGAGAAAAATGAGTTCACTGCTGCACTGTTCCCCATTGTAAAGAAGTGGTGAACCCATACAAGGAAGCTTAAACCTGAGATCACGACAATGGATGCCACCATCGCATTGTAGCCAAACAGTTTTTTACGAGCAAACGTTGAAATAATTTCTGAGAATATCCCGAAAGCTGGTAAGGCAACAATATATACTTCGGGGTGTCCCCATATCCAGAACAAGTTTGCCCAGAGCATATCGAGCCCTTCACCTTGCAAGGTAAAGAAATGTGTGCCAAACAGTAAGTCAAACGTCATCATCGCTAAAGCAACGGTCAATACCGGGAATGCTAATACGATGATTAGAGACGTAATGAAGACAGTCCATGTAAACATCGGCATCTTCATTAGCGACATGCCTTTTGTACGCATGCGTAAAATCGTTACAATAAAGTTAATTCCTGTTGCAAGCGTACCAATACCTGATAACTGAATTCCTAGTGCGTAATAGTTTTGCCCTACGCCTGGACTGAAATCATTCGATGCAAGTGGGAAATAAGACGTCCAACCTGCTGACGGTGATCCGCCAATAATAAATGAAATATTAAAGAGTGCCATCCCGAAAAAGAACGTCCAAAAACTCAAGTTATTCAAGAATGGAAAGGCTAAGTCACGTGCTCCAATTTGTAAAGGAACAACCACGTTCATTAATCCGATCAAGAATGGCATTGCCATAAAGATGATCATAATGGTTCCGTGTGTAGTGAAAATTTCGTTATAATTTTGACCACTTAAAAAATCTAGTTCTGGTGCAGCTAATTGAGTACGCATCATCATCGCGTCCACGCCACCTCTAAAGAGCATTAGAAGTGCACAGGCAATGTACATAATCCCAATTTTTTTATGGTCAACTGTCGTAACCCAGTTATTCCATACGTACTTCCATTTTTTAAAATATGTGAGGGCAACTACAGCGATTATACTAGTAAGCACAATTGAGATCTGCGCAACTAGGATAAACGGGTCACCCGTTACAATAAATTCATCCCACCTCAACGGTATATCCCCTCTCTTGCGCTTGATTCATCTTACTCATCATCCAACTCCACTTCGTACGTTTTATCTGTGTCAATTGGCTGAGTTAAGAGTGGCAGGTCAAACGCTTTTCCCTCTCTTGAATGAGGGCTGTGCGCTTCATAACCAAGCTCTGCTCGTTTTTCCAACGAGTATGTTGCGTCATATGCATGATTAACGAATTCAAGATGTGTCGATGAGAACGTCATTTCTTCTGAATGACCAGGAACCATTAAGTGCATGTACTCCTCTTCAGATAACGACGGTGCGTTTTCTTGTGTTTCTTCAACCCACTCATCAAACGCTTCATCGGTTTGAGCTGTTACCGTAAACCGCTGTTCAGCAAACCCTTCACCTGTAAAGTTTGCGTTCCGACCTTCATATTGTCCAACTTCAGTCGCAGCGAGGTACAATTCTGTTTCCATACCTGACATCGCATATTTCTGTCCACCAAGCTGCGGTACCCAGAATGAAGCCATGGCATCGGCAGAGGTCAATTTAAATAAAATTGGTCGATCTTCAGGAATGTTAATGTAGTTCACAGTTTCAATCCCTTGTTCTGGATAGCTGAAAATCCACTTCCAGTTTGCACTTGTTGCGTGAATTACAAGCGGTTCCTGCTGTGCATCGACTTCCTCAATTTCAGGCGCTTCTTCCAAACTGTAAATCGTCATAACAGTTGGAATAGATAAGATTGTTACAATGACAATAGGAATAATTGTCCAAATAAATTCGAGCTTATGACTACCTTCAATAGTAGGATCATAGTTGTCGTTATTTCCTCGATCACGATATTTAACAAGCATGATCGTTAATAGAACAAATACAACTAATACAATAAAAATCATAAACCATATTGATAGCCAGATTAAATCACTTTGCTGTTCAGCGACTGGCCCTTGTGGATCAAGTACCGTTAAACTTCCACAGCCACTCAGAAAGACAGCGACCATCGCTAACGAAATCCATTTAAAAAAAGAGGATGGCATACCCAATAATATCACCTTTCTTTTGGCATAATAAATTCATTGCGCGTTAACTATGTGAAACAATGAACGTGCAACTTAGATGCTTCCATCCTACCACTTTCTTTAAGAAAATGGGGGAAATAACTTCTTGTGAACATAAATTATCATAAATTAGACAAAAAAAAGTTACGAAGCAGACACATCTTTACCAAGACTTTCTTGTTAACGCAATCATGAAATACCCTTAATTGGCGAATAGTAAACGTAAGGAGGTGCTTTTCCATGACAGAAGCGTATCTATGTCCGAAATGCAAAACAAACCGTACTCGTTTCCATCAAATTGACCAAGCGGCTTTACCGGTTAAATTAGATCCGAGAAGCGGTGAAATCGTAGAAACATTTGAGGAAGAAACGTTAACACCTATCCATATGCACTACAACGGGCCAGCTATTCGCATCCAGTGCGGCGCTTGTGGGCTAAATGAAGCAGAAGAAACATTTATTGCTTTTGCGAAAAATAGCCCCCTTTCATAACAACAAAAGAAGGCTTCGCATTATGCGATGCCTTCTTTTTATCTATGAGACCAAGCGCGTCAACTTTTGCCACAACAGATACATACCCATACCATAAGCTTCTACTTCATCTTGAAGGGTATCCCCCTCATCCATTTCAACAACTTGGAACGGTTGAGAAACAAAGCCCCTTGATCCATTAAATGAAGCTTTTAAAAAATCGCTCACGTACTGCAGCGCATAATCTGCTCTGCCCATTACTTCATAAAAAGAAACAAACCCATGCATCGTACCTTTAAATCGGACCGCTTCGACGTTGTTTCCAGCATCATACAGTCGTTCAGCAAATGCTTCTCCCTCATCTCTTAGGGGATCAAATTCAGCTGTAGCAACAAGAGAATCAGGAAATCCACGTAAATCATCCATTAACAATGGAGAAACAAGAGGATTTAACCAGTCTTCTTCATTGGGCGTATAGGCTGAACGCGCTTTTTCCATGACAGAGCGGGATAGAAAATAATAGCCACTCGAGTAAAGATCTCTTGAAGCGAACGGAAGATCTTCAAACGTTGTTAATGGGTAGAGAAATACACCGCTATGCACGGAAAGATTACTTTCTTTTGCTTTCATGATAACCGAGGCAGCTAAGTTGCCTCCTGCACTATCCCCCACAACAGCAACTTGATCCATATTTGCATCAAGCTCTGATGCATGGTTCATGACCCACTCTAATGTCTCAAAACTGTCATTTAAGGCAGTCGGAAAATGATAGCTGGGTGCAACCCGATAATTCGGCGCCACGATAATCGCATTTGTTCGATTTGCAAGAGCTCGAAGAATATTATCATGGGTTTCAATATTTCCGTATCCCTCCATAAATGCACCACCGTGATAATAGACGATTACTGGATGAGGACCCGCTTGAACAGGAGAATACGTGCGAACGGCGATTTCCTCCCCATCACTTGTTTCCATTAAACGATCTTGCCGTTCAATAGTAGGCGCAACCGGGCGAACAAAGAAAGACGGCGTTGACAAGCCTTCAGGTAATAGTTGTTCATTGACTGCATGCAAGATAACGCCTGTTTTTAAAGGCACCTTACCTGCTTCTGTATAGCGCCATGATTGAATAACAACCATGGCAATAAGCAAACTCACAATTAGAACTAAGCTAAGAGAGCCGATAAAAAACAACACACGATGCTTTTTCGAACTGTTCATAACCTTAATCCCCTTATCCTGTTAGCGTGAGCTTACACTTGCTTCCAATGAGAATCAATAAACGTATCGCGACCACTTTCTTCTCGGTCTTTTTTGTAGTGCTTTGGTTGCTTTTTATAAAAATCTTGATGTTCTGGCTCAGCCTCATAAAAAGTCATTTCAGGTAAAATCGCTGTGACAATAGGCGCTTTAAATCGCCCACTTTCACTCAGTTGAAGCTTCGTTGCCTCTGCCCGCTCTTTTTGCAAATCGTTCGCATAAAAAATAGCGGTTCGATACTGACTTCCCCGGTCGTGAAATTGTCCGCCATCATCTGTTGGATCAATTTGCGGCCAATACAACTCTAACAGTTGATCGTATGAAAAACGTGTAGGATCAAACGCTATTTGCACAACTTCATAATGACCAGTCTGTCCGGTTTTCACTTGTTCGTACGTAGGGTGATCGGTTGTCCCGCCCATATAGCCTGAGACGATCGATTGAATTCCTGGCAGTTCGTCAAATGGTTGGACCATGCACCAAAAACAACCCCCAGCAAATGTTGCTGTTTCTATCGCCATTTACAACTCCCCTTCTCTTTCATCTTTTAGTGCCAATAGTGCTTTCTCTTTTGCTTTCGCTTCAATCATAACATCGACATCGACACCGTCAAGTACGCGTAATAATAGGTCAACATCTTCTTTTCGTAAATAGTCAGTATGCCTAGGATCGGCAGCGTGATCCCGACCTGAACTAATATGAACTTTTGGCTTGTCTGTCCACGTAGCATGCACAGCTTGAAATAACGACTTTAATTCTTCTTCCTCTGTGTAAAAGCAGCGCTCATGGTGAATATCGAAGCATACCGATACCCCACATTGATCATGAATATCTAATACGTCTTTTGTACAAAACGTTTTATCATCATTTTCTAATCGAATGGTCGACTGCAGCTCAGGCGAAAGCGTTTTAAACGTTTTAACAAAACTGGCTTTTGCCTTTTCTTTGTCGCCGTAAGCGCCTCCTGTATGAATGATGACATCCGTTCCACCGACCATGCTTAAAAAAGCGTAATGATACTCGAGATCTTTTATCGCATTTTCAACCACTTGTTTACGAGGAGAATTTAATACGGTGAACTGTGCTGGGTGCATAGAAAACCGCATGTTTGCTTCACACCCAATACGTTTGATATCAGTAAAAAGAGCTAGCACATCGTCATCGTTTTGCCAATCCCACTCCATTTCAGGATGAGTAGCGAAAGGAATGATTTCACTTGATAAACGAAAAAACAAGATTTGGTTCGCTCGATTCCATTCGACCATATCACGTACAAGATGCAAATTATGCAACGTTAATTCCTTGATCTTCGTCATGCCTTCATTTCTCATCGTTTGTAAGCGACAGGTCCGCATTTTCACACCAAGCGTTACATTCAAACATGCATATCCAAATCTCATTCTAGCTGCTCCTCAAAAATTTATTTAAACGTCATCGTAAACAAATTCAATTTCGTCATATTTTCTACTATATTTAATTTTTACCGAATGATCATTAAAATACCATCCATCTTGTTCTTCTACAAAAAATAAAAAACCGTCGATTTCTTTTTTCAGTAGCGGTTCCACCGGTTCAATTTGACTAATTCCAAGAGAGAAGCCACTTTGTAAAGAGCCACATCCACCGTACCGTCCATACAATCGAATTGGAATAAGTGTTTCCTCTTCCCCAAATTCCTCTTTAAACCATGTAATTGCTGGTTTGGTTACTTCTACATTCATCTTCTCCACTCCTTTATTGATGCTATTTTACCAGTAAACGATGAATTCGCACAAATATGATGTTCATTGTTTCTTTAATGCAACTTTGTTTCCTCTATGCATATTCTATTTAAAAAAGGAGCAAATATAATGTTAAAAAATCATACGACAGCTTATGTGCATCTTTTTTGTAAACTGAAATTACTATCAGAAAAACAACTAGAGCTGTATAAAAACCAGTCATCGAGAAACGTGCTTTGAAACAGCCGACTAGCTAAAAAGACTTATCAATCAAATGAGGGAGTCCCTCATAAGATGATAAGTCTTTTTTAACCCTTTAAGAGCAATGAGTCAATGGTCTGCAAAAGTTCCTTAATATTCGGCTTTTCAACGTGTGCATCTACGCCAACTTGTTTTCCTTTGCGTTCCATCACAGTAGCGTGTAAGGAAGAATAGGAAATAATGGGCAAACGATTCGTTGTTTCTCGTTCCCGTATTTTTTTCGTGAAATCAAGCCCATTCAAGATGGGCATGTCGATATCGGTTATACACAAGTGAATTCGGTCAGGAGACTTTTCGAGCGCGCGCAACGCCTCTTCTCCATTTTCGTAAATAGAAATGTTGTTGTAACCCGCATCTTGTAGCGCCTCTGATGTAATGACTTGCATCGTTTGTGAATCCTCAATCAACATGAGTGAATAGGTTTTTCGCTCAGGGCGTTGCTTTTGCGAAAAATCGTCTTCAAAATGAGTAGGATGAATCCCGTGAATGACTCGTTCCACATCGAACAAATAAAGAATATCGTCGTCTTTAAACGTCACCACACTTGAAACAAACGCATCTTTGTCTTGAGAGAGGTCGGCAGGTACATACATGTCTTTCGCTTGAATCTGTTCAATTTTTGACACGTCTGTCGCTTTTAACGCAAAGGTTTTCTTCCCATGCTCAACTATAATAAAATAATTTGCTTTTTCTTCTTCTACTTGTAGAAGCTTGTACGTATTCAAGACCGGAATGCCTTGTTCTCGCAAGCGAATGACGCCTTCAACAATCGTATGTTGATTCGGTGATGGATGAATTGGCATCGGTCGAATAATTTCTTTTATTTTTAATACATTTAACCCATACCACTGTTGATTTAAAGTAAAAACAAGAATCTCTTGACTAAACACTTCCTCTGGCGTCGTAAAAATCGATAGGGTCACGATATTCAACTCCCGTACAAACATGAATGATAGCTTCTTATACTATATCGGTTAAATACAGTACGATTTTTATAGTTCAGGCTTTATTTTCGCAACGACCTTCTGTTTGAAATTTTCGCTACAGAATCCGTTTAACTCTTGATCGCTATAATAGCGGCTTAATTGTTCCAATAAATGAGGAAACTTGCTTGCATTTTCTAAGCCTTCTATATGTTGATTGATTCCGTCGAAATCTGACCCGAACCCAATATGTTGAATTCCCCCTAGACTACCGATGTAGTCTATATGTGTGAGTAAATCTTGAATCGTTGCACCAGTTTCATCTTTTGTAAATTTCGGAAAAAAGACGATGCCGATAAATGCATCTTTTTTTATTAAGGCCTTTATTTGATCATCACGCAAATTTCGATCGTGTGGACAAACTGTATAACTATTTGAATGACTTGCAATCGTCAGACGCGAGCGTGGCAACACGTCCCAAAAAGCCGCTATGCTTAAGTGAGAGACATCGTTGATGATTTGATGCTCATTGTTTAACGCGAGTATTTCTTCGCCAAATGCCGTTAACCCAGCCCCTCTTTTTTCACCAATTCCATCTGCACAGGCATTTGTTCCGTTCCACGTTAAGCCAATAGATAGCACCCCTTGTTCATACAACCATTGTACCTTACCTACATCGTGACCAACTGCATCCATTCCCTCAACTGTTAAAACTGCTCCAATTTCATTTTCTTTCAATTGCTCAATATCTGCTAATGAACGTAGATGCACCATTTGTGGATGACTTAAAACGCGCTCATAAAATTGATTCACTTGTCGCTGTACAACGGAGAATTTATCTTCCATCGGAACCGTATCTGGTATCCAAATTGCGAAAAATTGTACCTGAACTCGTCCTTTTTTCAAGTTTTGTATATTCGTATCGAGTGCCCCATCTTCAAAAGAAAGCGACGGTTGTTTCCACAACTTTAACAATGCGTCACAATGCGTATCGATTACTTTCATCGTATCACCTTTCTATCATCTGTACATATGATAAACCAATTGTACCTGTTGTTAGCCTAGAAGGAGGGTTCTAATTTGAAAAATCCGTTTTCAAAAGAAAGTGGTCAAGTCAATTTATTAGGCTCTATCGACCACTTTTTTCAACAAACGTTTAAACACCTACCGCGTGCGTTTTCGCAAGCGATTATCCCTGTTCGCGTCGATGAAACCAAAGAATCGCTCATCATCACTGCGGATCTTCCCGGGATTGATAAACAAGCCATTCATTTACGCTGTCGATACCAATCACTTGTCTTAACAGTAGAGCAAACAGACCAGTTATCCACCTTGGACGAATCGGGGCAAACCGTCTCTGAGCAACAATCTATTTCGATTCGTGAACGAGAGATTCCCGTACCGTTTTTGTTTTCTGAAGAAGATATTCGAGCCCATTATGCAAATGGACAGTTAACAGTCACGATTGAAAATAAACAAAAGCAAATTTTTATTGATTAAGGAGCTGATAAGAATGTTTCAACAACCTAGGCGCCATCAACATCCCGGTATGATGCAACGACCTCACAATCAACAAAGACAAGGTAGACCGCCTCACCCTCAGCAAAGATACCATGGTGTGCAGCAGTTTCATCCTCAACAGTACCAACAACAACCAAAAAGAAAAAAAGCGTGGTCCGCTCCTTTTACAAACGACGACGGACGATTCGATTTATCTAGAACCGCTTCTTCCGTTGACCAATTCGTCAAAACATTCCAACAAGTAACTCCTTACGTTTCAAAAGTGAGTCGCTTTTTTAAACCATAGAGTCAGGTTTGTGCCTGGCTCCATGGCTTAACGATACGCGTATTGATTAGCTATCTGCTGATTTTACTTTTTGCGCATAAGCGAGTGTGCCTCTAGGTGCTAGTAACTTAAGACCTTGAGCGTGAACAAAATCGATTTTTATCGCTTCGCCAATGTCTTCTTCCGCTTTTTCATCATATAAAAATGAAATGTCATGAATAACGACTTCTTGATCCTCACCTGTCTTCTTGCCAACTTGCAAATAAAATTCCACCATCGTGCTACATTCAAATGTATCTCTTGCGACAATACGAATACTAGATAGTTGTTTTTCTTTAAAATGTTCAAGCGCTTCGTTCGTTACATCAATTTTCATAATTAAAAACTCCTTATAGTAGATCATCTTGGTCAAATAAATACACGTAGGGAATATCGATAAATACGTAGAGAGCTTCCGACAAAGGATAAGAGTACGTTCGGATTTGTTCATCTTTATCAATATCCGTATACAAATCCGATAGAATTCCTTTTTTCTCTACGTTCATACGGACAATATTTTCTAAAAAGTATGGCCGCCAGCTCCAATTCTTCGCTTTACTCTCAGGACGTAAAAACCATTTTCCACTCTCATTTTTTTCACCATTACTTGATTCTTGATACCCATTTTCGTTGCAAATATAAACACGGAACGTATAATTCGTTAACGCTTTGGCAATCGTCAAAACAATGTCATCTAGCGATTCACTATTTGCGACTGTTTTTAACACGTGTTTTAACGAAGCCGTTAATTGATTTGAAAGATGCAGTTGGGCTTCGACTTTTTTTCGTTCGAACTGGATAAAATGATTCATATCTTTTACGAGCTGAGGCTCTTGGTTTTTTTCATCTACATAAAACGGATTTGGTTTGTGTAAATACCGCCCCTGATAATAGCGCCCTCCATTCCGCCATGCATAATTTAATTGCGAAAATGAGTGGATGCCATTAAACAAAAGCGTCGAGCCAATTTTTCGAGCAAGTGAAGACAACGAATGATGAATATCGCGGTACATGCCCGGCAACGAGTGGTCTTGTAAAAACGAACAGCTTACTCGAATAACGTTTGGGCGAATCTGACTAATAAATTCTAATTGAGAGGTTGTTGTATCTTCCGCATCAAGGGCAATCTGGATGCCTAGACTTTGTATATACATTAACGCGTGCTTCATTTTGATGACTTCTTCTAAAGATTGATCAAACCCGATAATAATGACAATTTGTTTGTACGTCATACCTTGTTCTACCATTTGTGCCAATCTTGCCGTTAACGTTTCTCCATTATCGACTTGCAGCAACTTTACATTGTAATGAAAAAACAGCAATAGCTGATCTCCCAGCCTGTCTTCTTTTTGAAGACTCTCGAATGCTTTCGCTTGCAAATGATCTTCTATTTCAATTCGGTATTCTCTAGGGATATCATGATCACCGAAAAACCAGTTAATATTTATTGGCTTAAGATGCTCCGTCCAATATGCTTCCACTTCATAGCCGATTATTTTCTGCGTATCGGCACTAATAATAGGAGAAAAATATGGAACAACATGGTCTTTATTCATCATAATATCAAGAGGGTCCACTTCCTCG includes:
- a CDS encoding EAL domain-containing protein, which codes for MDPLDIMMNKDHVVPYFSPIISADTQKIIGYEVEAYWTEHLKPININWFFGDHDIPREYRIEIEDHLQAKAFESLQKEDRLGDQLLLFFHYNVKLLQVDNGETLTARLAQMVEQGMTYKQIVIIIGFDQSLEEVIKMKHALMYIQSLGIQIALDAEDTTTSQLEFISQIRPNVIRVSCSFLQDHSLPGMYRDIHHSLSSLARKIGSTLLFNGIHSFSQLNYAWRNGGRYYQGRYLHKPNPFYVDEKNQEPQLVKDMNHFIQFERKKVEAQLHLSNQLTASLKHVLKTVANSESLDDIVLTIAKALTNYTFRVYICNENGYQESSNGEKNESGKWFLRPESKAKNWSWRPYFLENIVRMNVEKKGILSDLYTDIDKDEQIRTYSYPLSEALYVFIDIPYVYLFDQDDLL